The following proteins come from a genomic window of Ferrovibrio sp. MS7:
- a CDS encoding helix-turn-helix transcriptional regulator codes for MPRSKQLSKAERDALRLKLAEQAAQGALHLPETIKTLRAIMGLNQEGFGRLFKLTRRQVHELEAGTANPTLETLNRLGRPFGLEAGLVPRKRF; via the coding sequence ATGCCGCGAAGCAAGCAGCTCAGCAAAGCCGAACGAGATGCCTTGCGGCTGAAGCTGGCCGAGCAGGCGGCTCAGGGCGCGCTACATCTGCCTGAGACGATCAAGACCCTGCGCGCCATCATGGGCCTGAATCAGGAAGGCTTCGGCCGTCTGTTCAAGCTGACACGGCGGCAGGTGCATGAACTGGAAGCCGGCACCGCCAATCCGACGCTTGAAACATTGAATCGTCTTGGCCGGCCGTTTGGTCTCGAAGCTGGATTGGTGCCGAGGAAACGTTTCTAG
- a CDS encoding ribonuclease activity regulator RraA codes for MSTLKEETRARLKTVSTPTLATALYKRGLRNQFIQDVHALNPGLPTMVGEAFTLRYMPAREDLNPITVFQDPEHPQRKAVEICPPGAVLVMDSRKDARAASAGGILISRLMVRGVAGVVTDGGFRDSAEIARLSIPAFHSRPSAPTNLTLHQAIDINVPIGCGDAPVFPGDVIVGDADGVMVIPQGIADEIAVEAVEMTAFEDFVTEMVQKQGRSIRGLYPATNPQTKIDFEAWRKERGR; via the coding sequence ATGAGCACGCTGAAGGAAGAAACCCGCGCCCGCCTCAAGACCGTGAGCACGCCGACGCTGGCCACCGCGCTCTACAAGCGCGGCCTGCGCAACCAGTTCATCCAGGATGTGCATGCGCTCAATCCCGGCCTGCCGACCATGGTGGGGGAGGCTTTCACGCTCCGCTACATGCCGGCGCGCGAGGACCTAAACCCGATCACCGTGTTCCAGGACCCGGAGCATCCGCAGCGCAAGGCGGTGGAAATCTGCCCGCCCGGCGCCGTGCTGGTGATGGACAGCCGCAAGGATGCCCGTGCCGCTTCGGCCGGCGGCATCCTGATTTCGCGCCTGATGGTGCGCGGCGTGGCCGGCGTTGTCACCGATGGCGGCTTCCGCGATTCCGCCGAGATCGCGCGGCTCAGCATCCCGGCCTTCCACAGCCGGCCCTCGGCGCCGACCAATCTCACCCTGCACCAGGCCATCGACATCAACGTGCCGATTGGCTGCGGCGATGCGCCGGTATTTCCGGGCGACGTGATCGTCGGCGATGCCGACGGCGTGATGGTGATTCCGCAAGGCATCGCCGACGAGATCGCCGTGGAGGCCGTCGAGATGACCGCGTTCGAGGATTTCGTCACCGAGATGGTGCAGAAGCAGGGCCGCTCGATCCGTGGCCTCTATCCCGCCACCAACCCGCAGACCAAGATCGACTTCGAAGCCTGGCGCAAGGAACGCGGGCGGTAA